Proteins encoded within one genomic window of Candidatus Poribacteria bacterium:
- a CDS encoding prolyl oligopeptidase family serine peptidase: MMKYTDMLESINDILCLELLSNSHSIAVSPDGNQLAVVVQNYRRHQARRISERFLPSGLNKGFEGSEIWLATVRNGESRNLTPNWGTSYRPAWSPDGEKLAFYSDKHGKAQLWVWERGENEPRLASEGTIRPFSQSGPPPLWTPDGTRIVVKLQPEPEVIEETLPDKEAVSVTVFASCAPEETPVNKENPEGESELWWPSWGHWFRSDVGVITVATGEVQTLAQAFHPFGLRLSPDGTTVGVVNFRGFEKLENAQGIYEFYLFPLDGTPPKLIADSLKFHGILFSWSPDGRYIAYTTEGYPLSTEASKSELFLISTTDGSQVNLTQRTDIELANSSHPPLWSTDSQHLFCVARGHLWRIEVASRAIEKLTDGFDRRVVRLVRQAEADTVWSPDNTKSVSVQTLRGPEHGFHRINLKTRKITRLVEETRVYNRKGNMDVAPQTGDIFYSVEDISHPSEMWIADADFQNPRQLTRLNSDIEKASLSTSQSITWQTPVGKQLRGALLFPPDYVEGQSYPLITQVYGGSFLSHSGNDFGTDGTGHNFLLTKQGYVVFLPDMPMETNAPIQELTECVLSGIDAVVDMGIADAKRLGVMGHSYGGYCVNALITQTSRFAAAVSSAPISDLISFYGYLTGGGDSPWITWAERSQGKMGGSLWEFRERYIENSPIFFLDKVETPLLLIVGALDDCAVPQAGEMFSGLRRLGKQAVLARYEDEGHTPQRGRYPNVVDYWHRVLTWFGEHLLESPEGDPELQREQQ, encoded by the coding sequence ATGATGAAGTATACCGATATGCTGGAAAGTATTAATGATATTCTTTGCCTAGAACTTCTCTCTAATTCTCATTCAATTGCTGTTTCGCCTGATGGCAATCAGCTTGCTGTTGTTGTTCAGAATTATCGTAGACATCAAGCAAGGAGGATATCTGAACGTTTCCTACCATCAGGTTTGAACAAGGGGTTTGAAGGAAGTGAAATTTGGCTTGCTACTGTTAGGAACGGAGAATCACGAAATCTCACACCGAATTGGGGGACAAGTTATAGACCTGCATGGTCACCGGATGGAGAGAAACTGGCTTTTTATTCGGATAAGCATGGGAAGGCACAGTTATGGGTATGGGAAAGGGGCGAAAATGAGCCGCGACTCGCGAGTGAGGGCACAATTCGACCATTTTCGCAGAGCGGTCCACCGCCGCTCTGGACACCTGATGGAACGCGTATCGTTGTCAAGCTGCAACCGGAACCAGAGGTGATCGAAGAAACACTGCCAGACAAAGAAGCGGTATCTGTTACAGTCTTTGCGAGTTGTGCTCCTGAGGAAACACCTGTAAACAAAGAAAATCCCGAAGGTGAATCTGAACTATGGTGGCCCTCGTGGGGACATTGGTTTCGCTCAGATGTAGGGGTGATAACAGTCGCAACAGGTGAAGTCCAGACGTTAGCGCAAGCATTCCATCCATTTGGTCTTCGTCTTTCACCTGATGGGACAACTGTGGGGGTTGTAAACTTTCGGGGATTTGAGAAATTAGAAAACGCTCAAGGAATATACGAGTTTTATCTTTTTCCGCTTGATGGCACTCCGCCAAAATTGATTGCGGATTCACTTAAGTTCCATGGAATTTTGTTTAGTTGGTCTCCAGATGGTCGCTATATTGCTTATACAACAGAGGGGTACCCCCTCTCAACCGAAGCATCAAAATCGGAACTTTTTCTGATTTCGACAACTGACGGTAGCCAAGTAAACCTCACACAGCGTACCGATATTGAACTGGCAAACAGTTCACACCCACCTTTATGGAGCACAGATAGCCAACACCTGTTCTGTGTTGCCCGAGGGCATCTTTGGCGCATTGAGGTCGCCAGTCGAGCCATTGAAAAACTAACAGATGGATTTGACCGACGTGTTGTTAGGCTTGTTCGACAAGCTGAAGCAGATACCGTCTGGTCACCAGACAATACTAAGTCGGTGTCCGTTCAGACATTAAGAGGCCCGGAACATGGGTTTCATCGCATCAACCTGAAAACTCGGAAAATCACAAGGTTGGTTGAAGAAACGCGGGTGTATAATAGGAAAGGAAATATGGATGTTGCACCTCAGACGGGTGATATTTTCTATAGTGTTGAAGATATAAGCCATCCGTCCGAGATGTGGATAGCGGATGCTGACTTTCAAAACCCAAGACAACTTACCCGCCTAAATTCCGACATTGAAAAGGCATCTCTCAGTACTTCTCAGAGTATTACTTGGCAGACTCCCGTTGGAAAACAGTTAAGGGGCGCATTGTTGTTCCCGCCAGACTATGTTGAAGGACAGAGTTACCCGTTAATCACACAAGTTTATGGGGGTTCTTTTCTATCACACAGCGGCAATGATTTCGGAACAGATGGGACGGGGCATAATTTTCTGCTCACGAAGCAAGGTTACGTTGTCTTTCTCCCAGATATGCCTATGGAAACCAACGCACCGATTCAGGAATTAACCGAGTGTGTTCTCTCTGGTATAGATGCAGTAGTTGACATGGGAATTGCTGATGCCAAACGTTTAGGAGTGATGGGGCACAGTTATGGAGGGTACTGTGTCAATGCATTGATTACGCAAACGTCTCGGTTTGCGGCTGCTGTCAGTAGTGCACCGATTAGCGATTTGATTAGTTTCTATGGATATTTAACAGGAGGCGGAGATAGCCCTTGGATCACTTGGGCGGAGAGGAGTCAGGGCAAAATGGGGGGTTCCCTTTGGGAATTCCGAGAACGATATATTGAAAACTCCCCCATCTTTTTCCTTGACAAGGTGGAAACACCCTTATTATTGATTGTTGGCGCATTAGACGACTGTGCTGTCCCACAGGCAGGGGAAATGTTCTCCGGTTTACGTAGACTCGGAAAACAGGCAGTTTTAGCACGATATGAGGATGAAGGGCATACACCGCAACGCGGACGTTATCCGAATGTGGTTGACTATTGGCATCGGGTACTTACTTGGTTTGGTGAGCATTTGTTGGAATCTCCAGAAGGCGATCCTGAGTTGCAAAGGGAGCAGCAATGA
- a CDS encoding carbon starvation protein A has translation MNTLIIAILSFIGFIVAYHTYGKWLARKIFGLDAQATVPSQELRDDVDYVPTKKEVIFGHHFTSIAGTGPIVGPAIAVFWGWLPALLWVVLGSVFIGAVHDFGALVVSLRNRGQSVGEVAGRMIGPRAKFLFLFVLFMGLTIVLAIFGLVIALIFSYYPESVLSVWIEIPLAIAIGIWIYRRGGNILIPSIIALGIMYIGMAVGAYILPIDLSQWLGIPLLGQTYLNVVVIWTLVLFVYCFIASVLPVWTLLQPRDFINSHELVLALLLLVLGLAVAGLTGRADLTASAPAVASDIPPDAPPIWPFLFITIACGAVSGFHCMVSSGTSSKQVASESDAQYVGYGAMLLEGGLAVIVILACCAGIGMGIFNRTGTGANYAFEPIVKADSAVPVTNHDAWKARYAIKTETNADGTTTVVSGWVSHGLKAKVSAFVDGGGNFLASLGIPLKMGIAIMAVLVASFAATTLDTATRLQRYVIYELAQTVNFKPLMNRYIATALALVLAAAVALLQGPSGPGSGGLTLWPLFGATNQLLAGLAFMVIVFYLVRRNKPIWFAALPMIVMLIMPAWAMLHQMFNPQTGWLFEGKYLLFGFGVVVEALQIWMIAEGVIAWRNARGNYPELPPLESVAAD, from the coding sequence ATGAATACGCTTATTATTGCGATTTTGAGTTTTATCGGTTTTATCGTCGCCTACCATACGTACGGTAAATGGTTAGCGAGAAAGATTTTCGGATTAGATGCCCAAGCAACGGTTCCGAGTCAAGAACTGAGAGATGATGTCGATTACGTCCCCACCAAAAAGGAAGTCATCTTCGGGCATCACTTCACAAGCATCGCTGGCACAGGTCCCATCGTTGGACCCGCGATTGCCGTTTTCTGGGGATGGTTACCGGCGTTGCTGTGGGTCGTTCTTGGGTCTGTTTTCATAGGTGCTGTTCACGACTTTGGCGCGCTTGTTGTCTCCCTACGCAACCGAGGGCAGAGTGTTGGCGAAGTTGCGGGGCGAATGATAGGACCCCGCGCAAAATTTCTCTTCCTTTTCGTTCTCTTCATGGGCTTGACGATTGTCCTTGCTATCTTCGGCTTGGTCATTGCTCTTATTTTCTCCTATTATCCAGAGTCCGTGCTATCGGTCTGGATAGAAATCCCACTCGCTATCGCGATCGGTATCTGGATCTATCGCAGGGGTGGCAACATTCTCATCCCCTCCATTATCGCACTTGGTATCATGTACATAGGGATGGCAGTTGGGGCATACATTTTACCGATCGATTTAAGTCAATGGCTCGGTATTCCACTCCTTGGACAAACCTATCTGAACGTCGTGGTAATTTGGACGCTGGTGCTTTTCGTCTATTGCTTTATTGCCTCAGTCCTTCCCGTCTGGACACTTCTGCAACCCCGGGACTTCATTAATAGCCACGAACTCGTATTAGCGCTGCTTCTACTGGTGCTTGGACTTGCAGTAGCAGGCTTGACAGGCAGAGCAGATTTAACGGCATCTGCTCCTGCTGTTGCCTCAGACATTCCACCCGATGCCCCACCGATTTGGCCCTTCCTCTTCATCACGATTGCGTGTGGTGCCGTCAGCGGCTTCCACTGTATGGTGAGTTCTGGCACCTCCAGTAAACAGGTTGCCTCTGAGAGCGACGCGCAATATGTAGGATACGGGGCAATGCTACTCGAAGGTGGACTTGCCGTTATCGTTATTCTCGCTTGTTGTGCTGGCATCGGTATGGGAATTTTCAATCGGACTGGCACCGGCGCAAACTACGCATTTGAACCTATTGTCAAAGCGGATAGTGCAGTCCCTGTTACGAATCATGATGCTTGGAAAGCGCGTTATGCTATCAAAACGGAAACGAATGCTGATGGAACTACCACGGTCGTCAGTGGTTGGGTAAGCCACGGACTCAAGGCAAAGGTAAGCGCGTTTGTTGATGGGGGTGGGAATTTTCTCGCCTCCCTCGGTATCCCGCTTAAGATGGGGATTGCGATTATGGCGGTCCTCGTTGCGAGTTTCGCTGCTACAACGTTAGACACAGCCACTCGACTCCAACGGTATGTTATCTATGAACTGGCACAAACGGTTAACTTCAAGCCGTTGATGAACCGTTATATAGCAACTGCGCTTGCATTAGTCCTCGCCGCTGCAGTTGCCCTGCTACAAGGACCGAGCGGTCCCGGCAGTGGTGGTTTGACGCTCTGGCCCCTCTTTGGCGCGACAAATCAACTTTTAGCAGGATTAGCGTTTATGGTCATCGTCTTCTACCTCGTCCGCCGGAATAAACCGATCTGGTTTGCAGCCCTTCCCATGATCGTCATGCTCATCATGCCTGCGTGGGCAATGCTACACCAGATGTTCAATCCTCAGACAGGTTGGCTCTTTGAAGGCAAGTATTTGCTCTTCGGATTCGGTGTTGTCGTCGAAGCCTTACAGATTTGGATGATCGCCGAAGGTGTCATCGCGTGGCGAAACGCCCGCGGGAATTACCCGGAACTACCGCCGTTGGAAAGTGTTGCTGCCGATTGA
- the xylA gene encoding xylose isomerase yields MSEQYQPKPEHKFTFGLWTVGNPGRDPFGDVVRPPLKPTYTVQKLSELGAYGVNLHDNDLVPFDATAVERDNIVSEFKKALADHDMKVPMATTNLFYHPIFKDGAFTSNDPKVRAFAIQKTLNAIDLGVELGATIYVFWGGREGAEVDASKNGPDTVKWNREAMNYFTHYVKDQGYDLRFALEAKPNEPRGDIYLPTTGHMLHFIETLDYPEMVGVNPEFAHETMAGLSFLHGVAQAYESGKLFHIDLNDQKMSRFDQDLRFGSENIKGAFFLVKFLEDMNWDGSRHFDAHAYRTEDEQGVWDFAAGCMRSYLILKEKARRFNEDAEIQGILAELQARDPELEALMANYNAESVGKLRKIDFEPDTLAQKGLGYEKLDQLTFEILTGVR; encoded by the coding sequence ATGTCAGAACAGTATCAGCCTAAGCCTGAACATAAATTTACCTTTGGATTGTGGACCGTCGGTAACCCAGGACGGGACCCATTTGGTGATGTTGTCAGGCCCCCCTTGAAACCCACATACACTGTCCAAAAATTAAGCGAATTGGGCGCTTATGGTGTCAATTTACACGATAACGACCTTGTTCCTTTCGATGCCACAGCCGTTGAACGCGATAACATTGTCAGCGAATTCAAAAAGGCACTCGCCGATCACGACATGAAAGTGCCAATGGCGACAACGAATCTTTTTTACCACCCAATCTTCAAAGACGGTGCGTTTACCTCTAATGACCCGAAGGTCCGAGCGTTTGCAATCCAGAAAACCTTGAACGCTATCGACCTCGGTGTGGAATTAGGTGCGACCATTTACGTCTTTTGGGGTGGACGCGAAGGCGCAGAAGTAGATGCCTCTAAAAACGGACCGGATACCGTCAAGTGGAATCGAGAGGCGATGAATTATTTCACGCACTACGTCAAAGACCAAGGGTATGATCTCCGATTTGCGCTTGAGGCAAAGCCGAACGAACCCCGTGGCGACATCTACCTACCAACGACAGGGCACATGCTTCACTTTATCGAAACGCTTGATTACCCGGAAATGGTCGGCGTTAATCCCGAATTCGCCCATGAAACTATGGCAGGGTTAAGCTTTCTCCACGGTGTCGCACAAGCTTATGAATCCGGTAAACTCTTCCACATCGACCTCAATGACCAGAAGATGAGTCGTTTCGACCAAGACCTGCGCTTCGGTTCCGAAAACATCAAAGGTGCGTTCTTCCTCGTTAAATTCCTTGAGGACATGAACTGGGATGGCAGCCGCCACTTTGATGCCCACGCGTATCGCACTGAAGATGAACAAGGGGTCTGGGACTTCGCTGCAGGGTGCATGCGGAGCTACCTGATTTTGAAGGAAAAAGCACGCCGTTTCAACGAAGATGCGGAAATTCAAGGGATTCTCGCGGAACTGCAAGCACGCGATCCTGAACTTGAAGCACTCATGGCAAACTATAACGCTGAGAGCGTTGGGAAACTGAGAAAGATAGACTTTGAACCGGACACCCTTGCACAAAAAGGACTCGGATACGAGAAATTGGACCAACTCACATTTGAAATTTTGACAGGGGTCAGGTAA
- a CDS encoding pitrilysin family protein, with protein MKQIRYLLILSFVALHGIASAQDLGDRVVEHIFPNGLKLLMIKRDTSPTIAPYILFKAGSVDESDDTRGIAHMLEHMLFKGTKTIGTKDYEKEQVVLAEIDRIGDALDMERAKGSRADAEKITELEEALKTQQELAKEWIVTGEYTEIYTQHGSTGFNAGTSVDYTIYTVELPSNKLELWATLESDRLKNAVLREFYVEREAVKEERRMRVDTQPGGKLYEQFMATAFAAHPYGIPIIGWPSDIAMLNRRKAEEFFRIHYAPNNSVMAIIGNIDIGKTISLIDKHFGDIPSQPLPPEVTTKELPQEGERRVEVEFDAEPQIMIGYHKPTIPHFDDYVLDFISAILSDGRTSRFYKNIVEKGIAISADSLNGYPGARYDNLFVIDGAPRSPHTTVDLEEAIYAELERLKTEPVAEKEFKRILKQVDASFIRGLSSNAGMARQLTFFEAIAGDWRYILQWRENIYKVTPEDIMRVAKTYFTKSNRTVGTLVKKEAEAPAGEDTEGSE; from the coding sequence ATGAAACAGATACGTTATTTGCTGATTCTATCCTTCGTTGCTTTACACGGGATAGCATCAGCGCAAGACCTCGGAGATCGGGTGGTAGAGCATATCTTTCCCAACGGTCTGAAGTTGTTGATGATTAAACGCGATACCTCTCCTACGATCGCACCGTACATCCTCTTTAAAGCCGGTTCCGTAGATGAATCAGATGATACACGCGGTATCGCACACATGCTCGAACACATGTTGTTCAAAGGCACTAAAACAATCGGCACCAAAGACTATGAAAAAGAACAGGTAGTGCTTGCCGAAATTGATCGGATAGGCGACGCACTCGATATGGAACGCGCAAAAGGTTCCAGAGCAGATGCAGAAAAGATAACTGAGTTAGAAGAGGCACTCAAAACACAACAGGAACTCGCAAAAGAGTGGATTGTCACCGGCGAATACACCGAAATATATACACAACACGGTAGCACGGGCTTCAACGCTGGAACTTCGGTTGACTATACCATTTACACTGTGGAGTTGCCGTCTAACAAGTTAGAGTTATGGGCGACACTAGAGTCTGACCGGCTTAAGAACGCTGTTCTACGAGAATTTTATGTAGAGCGCGAGGCGGTCAAAGAGGAACGCCGGATGCGCGTTGATACCCAACCGGGTGGTAAACTCTATGAACAGTTTATGGCTACTGCATTCGCTGCACACCCTTACGGCATACCGATCATCGGATGGCCCTCGGATATTGCCATGCTGAATCGGCGCAAGGCGGAAGAGTTTTTTCGTATCCACTACGCCCCGAATAACTCTGTCATGGCTATTATCGGGAATATCGACATAGGCAAGACCATCTCGCTCATTGACAAGCATTTCGGTGATATACCGTCACAGCCGCTCCCTCCTGAAGTGACAACTAAGGAACTGCCACAGGAAGGTGAACGTCGTGTGGAAGTCGAATTTGATGCCGAACCGCAAATCATGATTGGATACCATAAACCGACAATTCCACATTTCGACGACTATGTACTCGATTTTATCAGCGCGATCCTTTCCGATGGACGCACCTCTCGGTTTTACAAAAACATTGTTGAGAAGGGGATAGCCATCTCTGCTGATTCATTGAACGGGTATCCGGGGGCGCGCTACGACAATCTTTTCGTCATAGATGGTGCACCACGATCGCCACACACAACTGTCGACCTTGAAGAAGCGATTTACGCCGAACTTGAAAGGCTCAAAACCGAACCCGTTGCTGAGAAAGAGTTCAAACGGATTCTCAAACAGGTAGATGCCAGTTTCATCCGAGGGCTCAGCTCGAACGCTGGTATGGCACGTCAACTCACCTTCTTTGAAGCGATCGCTGGCGATTGGCGTTATATTCTACAATGGCGTGAAAACATATACAAAGTTACGCCAGAGGACATCATGAGAGTTGCAAAAACCTATTTCACGAAAAGCAACCGCACCGTCGGTACACTCGTTAAAAAAGAGGCAGAAGCACCCGCCGGTGAAGATACGGAGGGCAGCGAATAA
- a CDS encoding isochorismatase family protein produces MKTLNLRVQYFQDSTPADVPCRETAFIRREFEMPLPVDETALVLVDLWNVHFIESWIERAAQITKECVVPVINAAREAGVTIVHAPSPSVAAQYPQLERHKPPEPATPSAWPPSDFRSREGDYAVYQGPRSQPPGIGIHWDKLASQLAVSPAIDVKPEEFVIATGQQLHELLEERGILHLLFAGFATNWCVLGRDYGIRSMARYGYNIILFRDATTGVEFPDTYDNLFTTEIAIREVEQQYGFSASNADFFAAVEGLPV; encoded by the coding sequence GTGAAAACACTAAATTTACGCGTCCAATATTTTCAGGATAGCACGCCAGCTGATGTGCCGTGCCGTGAAACCGCTTTCATCCGGCGCGAATTTGAGATGCCGTTACCCGTTGATGAGACCGCTTTGGTCCTCGTTGATCTCTGGAACGTGCATTTCATTGAGAGTTGGATAGAACGCGCGGCGCAGATAACGAAGGAGTGCGTTGTACCTGTGATAAATGCCGCACGGGAGGCGGGTGTGACGATCGTTCATGCCCCTTCTCCGTCGGTAGCAGCGCAATACCCGCAACTCGAACGGCACAAACCGCCTGAACCGGCTACACCTTCAGCATGGCCCCCCTCCGATTTCCGAAGTCGAGAGGGTGACTACGCCGTTTATCAGGGACCTCGCAGCCAACCGCCAGGGATCGGTATCCATTGGGATAAGCTCGCGTCGCAACTCGCGGTCTCCCCTGCAATTGATGTCAAACCGGAAGAGTTCGTCATTGCAACGGGGCAGCAGTTGCATGAACTCTTGGAGGAGCGGGGTATCTTGCATCTGCTCTTTGCCGGTTTTGCAACGAATTGGTGTGTCTTGGGTAGGGATTACGGTATCCGTTCGATGGCACGGTATGGCTATAATATCATCCTCTTCCGTGATGCCACGACCGGCGTGGAATTCCCGGATACTTACGATAATCTGTTTACAACAGAGATCGCCATTCGGGAGGTGGAACAGCAGTACGGGTTTAGTGCATCGAATGCTGATTTTTTTGCAGCTGTTGAGGGGCTTCCAGTATAG
- a CDS encoding insulinase family protein yields the protein MKKQTFTRLSIATLIACLIVWGIPSTFAKPHEELTFEPIEFKPPVPEKRMLSNGMVLYLLEDHELPLFNISGLIKTGDIYDPADKVGLSSIFASVMRTGGTVSREPDALNEELESMAASVEVGMSREYGTINLSTLAEDIEKGLEIFADVLRHPAFREDKLELRKQQSIERIRRRNDNPIQLAWRNFSALLYGTDHPFGWYTEMEGIESITVDDLKAFHAKYYHPDNMMLAITGDFETETLIAQLEKVFKGWEPAAIAFPDVPTVDPTPKPSVNYIFKNLPQSVMLIGHFGIKRTPDFPDFFALRVMNDILGEGGFTSRLMREVREKHGLAYMVGSIMQTSYYTNPGEWFAYSQTRTEKTAEAISLIVNVVKGLRDTPVPEAELQRTKDSLINSFVFGFESSAQIAFQQMMLDYRGYAPGFLETYTDNIAKVTAADVQAVAQKYLQPDALTIVTVGNKANFDRPLDEFGEVNVIEIEQPAPPPPAEPMPEASEGDMAKAKEVIAMAVDAYGGLEKLQAVKNIVVEGRTAANSPMGPMNLDVKIYQVYPDKLRQDIKMPQGEMSVAFDGTSGVVLTPMGPQPLPPEMTASLKDSIFREPIWLLANLMQDHGSVQHAGTEEVMGKPTAILLVKQPSGEMLKVFISEETHYIVKMEFRETEQGVALNKEYLMDDYRDVNGVKIPYHLVQNVEGEQFTETRVSSVTINAELDESLFQEPK from the coding sequence ATGAAGAAACAAACCTTTACCAGATTGAGCATCGCGACGCTGATTGCCTGCCTTATCGTGTGGGGTATTCCGTCTACATTCGCGAAACCACACGAAGAACTTACCTTTGAACCGATCGAATTTAAACCGCCTGTTCCAGAGAAACGGATGCTCTCAAACGGGATGGTGCTTTACCTCCTTGAGGACCACGAGTTACCGCTTTTCAACATCAGCGGCTTGATTAAAACCGGTGACATCTACGATCCTGCGGATAAGGTGGGTTTATCATCAATATTCGCAAGCGTTATGCGAACAGGTGGCACGGTATCGCGTGAACCGGACGCACTGAACGAGGAATTAGAATCAATGGCGGCTTCTGTTGAAGTCGGCATGTCCCGCGAGTACGGCACCATTAATCTCTCAACACTCGCAGAAGACATCGAGAAAGGATTGGAAATCTTTGCGGATGTACTCAGGCATCCCGCATTTCGTGAAGACAAATTGGAACTCCGCAAGCAGCAGTCGATCGAACGTATCCGTCGCCGCAACGATAATCCTATTCAACTCGCGTGGCGCAACTTCTCTGCGCTGCTTTACGGAACCGACCATCCCTTCGGGTGGTATACCGAAATGGAAGGCATAGAAAGTATCACTGTTGATGATCTCAAAGCCTTTCATGCGAAATATTACCATCCCGACAATATGATGCTCGCGATTACCGGTGACTTTGAAACGGAAACCTTGATCGCACAGTTGGAAAAAGTGTTTAAGGGTTGGGAACCCGCAGCTATTGCATTCCCTGATGTTCCAACCGTGGATCCTACCCCGAAACCCTCCGTTAATTATATTTTCAAGAATCTCCCGCAGTCAGTGATGCTCATCGGGCATTTCGGCATCAAGCGCACACCTGATTTCCCTGACTTCTTTGCACTTCGGGTCATGAACGATATACTCGGTGAAGGCGGATTCACGTCTCGCTTGATGAGGGAAGTGCGCGAGAAACACGGTCTCGCTTATATGGTCGGTAGCATAATGCAGACGAGTTACTACACGAATCCGGGGGAGTGGTTCGCTTATTCGCAAACCCGTACCGAGAAAACGGCAGAAGCGATCTCACTCATTGTTAATGTCGTCAAAGGTCTCCGAGATACGCCTGTACCGGAAGCAGAGTTGCAGCGTACCAAAGATTCACTCATCAATTCGTTTGTTTTTGGATTTGAGAGCAGTGCGCAGATCGCCTTTCAGCAGATGATGCTCGACTATCGCGGTTATGCACCAGGTTTCCTTGAAACCTATACGGATAACATCGCCAAAGTCACGGCGGCGGATGTACAGGCAGTCGCACAGAAGTATCTCCAGCCGGACGCACTCACGATTGTCACTGTCGGAAACAAAGCCAATTTTGACCGACCGCTTGATGAGTTCGGGGAAGTTAACGTGATTGAGATAGAGCAACCCGCACCTCCACCACCTGCAGAACCGATGCCTGAAGCGAGTGAAGGCGACATGGCGAAAGCCAAAGAAGTCATCGCGATGGCAGTTGACGCTTATGGCGGACTTGAAAAATTGCAAGCGGTGAAAAACATTGTTGTAGAGGGACGCACGGCGGCTAATTCACCGATGGGACCGATGAATCTTGATGTAAAAATATACCAAGTCTATCCGGACAAACTCCGGCAAGATATCAAGATGCCCCAAGGAGAAATGAGTGTTGCCTTTGATGGCACTTCTGGAGTTGTCCTGACTCCTATGGGACCGCAACCCTTGCCTCCGGAAATGACGGCTTCCTTGAAAGACAGCATTTTCAGAGAGCCGATTTGGCTACTTGCCAATCTGATGCAGGACCATGGTTCGGTCCAACACGCTGGCACGGAAGAGGTAATGGGAAAACCCACTGCCATCCTGCTTGTCAAGCAGCCTTCGGGTGAAATGCTTAAAGTCTTTATCAGTGAAGAGACCCACTATATAGTGAAAATGGAATTCCGCGAGACGGAACAGGGTGTTGCACTTAATAAGGAATACCTCATGGACGATTATCGTGATGTAAACGGGGTCAAAATCCCTTATCATCTTGTCCAGAATGTAGAGGGTGAACAGTTCACTGAAACTCGTGTAAGTAGTGTCACAATAAACGCTGAACTTGACGAATCTCTATTTCAGGAGCCGAAGTGA